A portion of the Anaerolineae bacterium genome contains these proteins:
- a CDS encoding M28 family metallopeptidase, which yields MEHGCGTDTPCNSSIERLLKHVRVLAAEIGPRGTGTEGESAAASYVARCLADMGLPVERMAFRAVADQNAFPMAVGLVTLVAVSIYPLGSLAMQWLAVVLSLSTPFMFWQVICHSDSLLRPLLPHVTSQNVISRIAPADSLRQRAVILAHLDTNRCRLAWSSAKVRFLEPLTWLTFFMLLSVGFLYLLGVLFGGAVWAWWLSLLPAGYIMGSIATLWWDWRAPFSPGAHDNASGVAVALEIAARFALQPLRWTEVWLVFTGAEETDHRGLKTFLRRYRPLMREAIFIDLEGVGSGELVYLTRQGLCWPYRPDPALLALVEQVAAVRPALKVRPAAMIIEDEVRILRNGGYRAICLAGYDPATSSLPYWHRADDTVDTVSGKVMAQAVEFVMEILNTLDSKCDAHLLGKEEP from the coding sequence ATGGAGCATGGGTGCGGAACTGATACGCCATGCAATAGCTCCATAGAACGATTGCTTAAGCACGTGCGGGTCTTGGCGGCTGAAATTGGCCCGCGCGGAACAGGTACAGAGGGTGAATCTGCTGCAGCCAGTTATGTAGCTCGGTGTCTGGCTGATATGGGGTTACCCGTGGAGCGTATGGCATTCCGGGCTGTTGCTGATCAGAATGCGTTTCCGATGGCGGTGGGCCTGGTGACTTTGGTGGCTGTTAGTATTTATCCGTTAGGCAGCCTGGCCATGCAGTGGTTGGCTGTAGTGCTGAGCCTTAGCACTCCTTTTATGTTCTGGCAGGTCATCTGCCATTCTGATAGCTTGCTCCGGCCACTATTGCCTCATGTTACCAGCCAGAACGTGATCTCACGTATCGCACCAGCAGATAGCCTTCGTCAGCGCGCTGTAATTCTGGCCCACCTGGATACTAACCGCTGCCGTCTTGCTTGGTCTTCAGCGAAGGTGCGCTTTCTTGAACCATTAACTTGGCTGACGTTCTTCATGCTGCTTTCTGTGGGCTTTTTGTACTTGCTGGGGGTGTTATTCGGCGGTGCGGTGTGGGCTTGGTGGCTTTCATTGCTACCGGCTGGATACATCATGGGCAGCATCGCTACCTTGTGGTGGGACTGGCGTGCTCCTTTCTCGCCTGGTGCTCACGACAATGCCAGCGGTGTAGCAGTAGCGCTGGAGATTGCTGCGCGCTTTGCCCTCCAGCCTCTCCGCTGGACGGAGGTCTGGCTTGTTTTTACTGGAGCTGAAGAGACTGATCATCGGGGGTTGAAAACCTTTCTCCGTCGGTACAGGCCTCTGATGCGTGAGGCTATTTTTATAGACCTGGAGGGGGTGGGGAGTGGCGAACTTGTTTATCTCACCCGTCAGGGCTTGTGCTGGCCTTATCGGCCTGACCCCGCATTGCTGGCGCTGGTGGAGCAAGTGGCGGCCGTTCGGCCTGCGCTTAAAGTTCGGCCAGCTGCGATGATCATTGAGGACGAAGTGCGCATACTGCGTAATGGAGGCTACCGAGCCATTTGCCTTGCCGGTTACGACCCAGCAACGAGCTCTTTACCTTACTGGCATCGGGCGGATGATACAGTGGATACTGTTTCCGGGAAGGTTATGGCTCAAGCGGTAGAGTTCGTCATGGAAATCCTAAACACACTGGATAGCAAGTGCGACGCCCATTTATTGGGGAAGGAGGAACCATGA